One genomic region from Pecten maximus chromosome 5, xPecMax1.1, whole genome shotgun sequence encodes:
- the LOC117326683 gene encoding achaete-scute homolog 1a-like, whose translation MVNTLQNMFENSLFGQCQYSCPEIKYKTRKRRHVPHSQRSPEYVLHRNNRERKRVEALNDAFQLLGKHVPFIAETDDRASKAGILYGAARYIRVLADILDDTSSSKSSRSDVNENILLGRQDTSSWYDNHNKNISGDQETLHHCQPQSQENSPNETCMFMEIQHCPPTDYQHYQENVPPHIPDPRDCLYTPTGLLWR comes from the exons ATGGTCAACACGTTGCAAAATATGTTTGAGAACTCTCTGTTTGGGCAATGCCAGTATTCTTGTCCTGAGATCAAATATAAGACACGTAAAAGGCGGCACGTTCCTCACTCCCAGAGATCCCCGGAGTACGTGCTTCACCGAAACAACCGAGAACGTAAGAGGGTCGAGGCCTTGAACGACGCCTTTCAATTGCTAGGGAAGCACGTGCCGTTTATAGCAGAGACAGATGATCGTGCTTCTAAAGCTGGGATTTTGTACGGCGCTGCACGCTACATCAGAGTGCTGGCCGACATATTAGACGATACGTCATCTAGTAAGTCATCGCGTTCTGACGTTAATGAGAACATACTTCTGGGACGACAAGACACGTCTAGCTGGTACGACAACCATAACAAGAACATCTCTGGAGACCAGGAAACCCTCCATCATTGTCAGCCTCAGTCACAG GAAAACAGCCCGAACGAGACGTGTATGTTCATGGAAATACAGCACTGCCCTCCAACAGACTATCAACATTATCAGGAGAACGTCCCCCCTCACATCCCAGACCCCCGGGACTGTCTCTATACACCCACTGGTCTGTTGTGGCGATAA